The Syngnathus acus chromosome 11, fSynAcu1.2, whole genome shotgun sequence genome includes the window ACGCTCCACCCAATCTGTACTTAGGACGAAATAAGGTGTTCAAAAAcaagatggaaaataaataaataaatggttgTAAAAGCTTgcacatgaaataaaataagtcaTATCTCAATTTAAACAGTTCAATGTATTAAGCTTCAAAGTTAAATTTGAAAGATCTTATCAAgtgagtttttaaaaaaaatatattatccATGTTTGAAGCCAATTTGCTAAAACAGTGCAAACCTTTTCACCATTTCACGTTTCCAGATCCAGTTGGACGCACTTTTGCTCAAATCAGTGCTAATCCGGTGCAAGTGACTTACTTAGACATTATTACTCTGAATAATTCAAGATTGTttatccgttccagtttgggGAGAGCCGCCAACTCTGCATTCTGAGGTCACTGTGTGTGCGAAAGTGTGTTAATCAGTGTTTATCTTACAGGCCTGAAGGACGTGAAGACCTTCTGCAGCACCTCCAGCAGGGTCTTCTTGCCGCAGGACGAGATGTAATCCTGAGCCAGCTGTAAAAATGGTAGGCAGTCCTCGCTCTCACTCCACACGTGCTGTACAAACATAAATTTCATCATaagcataaaacaaaaaaaagtcagctatCTGGCTCCAGTTTGCGGCctacgctttttttttttttctaggtcAGGGTCAGCCGAGGGGAAAGTAGctacacacacctgcaaaTCTTGATGAGTTTTTAGACATATTGAGAAGCCCCCACGCAACTTTTTCAAGCGGGCCTTGATAAGATGAATCAATGAGGCCTGTATAAGCACGTCGGATGACGGTAATAAGCCATCGCGTTTACTTCCTCATTACAGTAAAGGAAATGAAAGATCATTTCTGCACTTATTAGGGTGCACGCTTGCTTTGTAGTGTTGGTTAAACACAGTCCAAAGGTCCCGTACAGTTACCTAGTCAAAGTATTTGTcagaaaatgatttatttactatgaatcatatttattatatatttcaaCTCTTGATTAACCTGCGCATTCCCCCGTTTGACCTGCTATTCATACAACAGaactttgtgttcaaataaacTGGCCAAGCTTCACTTCTCCTCATTGCTGTTTTCAGCGCCGCGTTGCATAATACCGAGgagtgtttctaatattttgacaaaacaaaggcaGTTTCTCGTCATGATGTTTAGCAACTAACCCAGACCCTGACGAGCACAGTGGATTGgcgaggtgtacctaatgatgtGGCTGGTGAGTTGACCGCGCCTTTGTTTGGTTGGTGCCAATGGACTAAATAGCTGAGAGGTGTTGTttgaaaataaccaaatatttgAATCTGTGGTTCACATTGTTGATTATGGTAAAAGCCGCTCCAAGTGTTTGGTATTCATCAGCATCTCCACCTATTATCGGGCACACCCTTGTGTGGGAACAGTTGGCTTGATCTCTTGCATGGATCACTCTTGAGTGACAAATGAAACATCTACAAGGTCAGGCGCCGGATCATGTGACTTGCGTGACCTATTTCAATGGGAGTTCATGTTGTGTTGCAGCGCTCTCTAGTGGATTGTTTCCCAAGGCGCATCTTTTACAGTGGAAATGGCTCACGCTCCCAAACCAAAATAGCTTGAACTATTTGGAACGGTGATCTTAAGAGCAACAGGTGCATGCATCGGTTAAAAGTAccgtctgccatctagtggaagagcCTTTAATAGTTCTGCTCGTCACTATGCGCCATCAGTATGAATAGACACATTGTGGTAtagaaataatatatttttccccCTTGAGAGCATTTGATGTGTCCTGCAATTTTGCCctggatgcaaaaaaaaaaactatgattAAAAGTTAGAGAAGAGGCTCCTTGTGATGAAGCAAAGACCTGATCAACCCAACATGGCAATGCATCGAGTCTTTGTCCAGAATTCGGTTGAGCAACAAGGCTTAGCTTACTGCATGTAGCCATGCAGGCCTAATGCATTATTGTGCTTATCCCCCGCCTCCTTGACACAGCTTTGGATAAGACACGTATGACTGATTTATATCATAACTCCAGCAGTCGCCACTGTTTTGGACCGGCCTTTTCTGACCACCGTCAACCTTGGGGATGATGGTGCAAATCTGCGTTTGGTGCATGATTGCATAATATGACACCGCAGCGAGCAGATTGTGACATGTAATGAATGCATCATAATCCAaccggggggggggctttattTGAGTGGGGGAACGGGGTGCATGACATCATTCGTTCCTTCCTCCGCGTCCACGGGGACCCCGCCTATGCtagaacacacacgcatgcatgtgCGGGATATTTATAGCGAGAGGCCCACTCACGAAAGTGTCGGTTCCGCCGGGGCACAGCACGTAGAAGGAGACGCCGGGCTCCGCGTAGAAGTCCAGCCGCCTCTCGTCGTCCTCCTCGGCAAAGATGAGATCGAACGGGTTCCCCGAGCACCACTTCTCGGCCGCCTCCACCAGATGCTTGAACTCCATCCTCGGTTAGCCCCCTCTCGCTgcctcccttcctcctccttcttcttcttcttcttccgacGCCCAAAGGTGCTCCTCGATGCGGATGTTGAAGAGAGACAAAGAGGAGGCGAGCTGGTGGTCGCATCAGCAGCCGCCTTTCGCTCTGCGCATCTCCTCTTTCAAAAGAAGTCAGTAGGAAGAGAGCGCCATTCCGCTCCGTTATGAACGCAGTCCGGCGGGCGAGTGAGTGCATGATGCACACGCAAAGGGGGacgctggaaaaaaaaaaaaaaaaaaacagaagaagaaaaaaacgcgATGACGAACGCTGATCCAAGCAGGCGTCCATGTTGGAGCGTCTggctttttcctctctcattTTCTGCGCACCTTTCCGCATATTGAGCAGAGAAATATCATAGCTTTAATAATGGTAGAAGTCACTTGATGTTAATGCAAACATACACTTCTTATGAACCACGTGGCACCGTCATGAAGAGGAATAGGCTCGCtggacactttattaggtacacctgcatcAATTCAGGCTGTTGCATTTAGAGCGGTGTTGTCCGTGGACAGTGTAATGTGTGTATTGAATGAATTTACAGCCATTTATATTTGTTAATTGTTCAAATTaaccaataataaaaaaaaaatagcacataTTAGGTGGACTTGAATAGAATTTAGCTAGGGTAGAAGAGTCATTTtagagtttatttttttattttaagtgtttatttcgtgatttgatttattttataatattaaatatttcaagCACACAAATCTCCACCAAATCAAAGCATTAAAATAGGTAGATTTATGTTCGTGTCTTGCACGTTTCCTCGTCGCCACAAGAGGGCGTGCGCCGCTAGGTGTTCTGGCCTGTATGATTGGCGTTGGATCCAGTTCCACGTGAACTTGCGCTAAAACCGGAAACATCACGCGAGCGCGTGCGTCAAGTAAATGTGTCATATCCTAATTACATTCctctacatttattttgaaggcaatCACCGGATGTTGCATTTATATGTGTCATCAAACTTGACTGCTTTCCTCCCTTCTGTCGACTTGGGTCCCTGAGGTTGTGATCCACGGCAGTGTGTCGGCTGGCTCCCCCGCGGCCAGACAGGCGTGCAGGGATCCCCTCCAGCATCCCGGAGAAGCGCCCAAAGAGCCCGATGCACGCCACGGTGGGTGAAGAGTGGGGGGCTCATCATTGGCTGACACCCGGTTACCCACCAGCCCACTCCACCCTGTgtcgaactgggttctaagcGAGCTGAGGACAGTCTAAATAACAATGGAGCCTTTGCAAAATGGGACCGATTATGAGGAAGACTGCCGAggtgctgaggaggaagaggttGACCCAAGAATCCAGGTGAGATGACTTATAAGTGATAAAATGGAAAACTTTTAATGACTTTTGTTGCAGAATGTTTGCAAGTGTCAAACAACTAATTCTGGGAGTTGATTGATTATTCAAATTCCCTGCTATCCAGCTTCATGTCTGTGACATTGTTTATTATCTGTCTACTTATGCCTCCAGTCGTCATGGTAACTGATGAGACGGGACGGTCCCCTCAAAACTAATCGTATAATATGCTATCAAGTCCTCCTGATTCTCAATCCTTGAAGTATTTGGATGAAACTGTGCTATATAAGACACATGCCTAATATATCGCATTTAAAAGCATCAGTATGCTCCCacaatgtgtgttttcatgCCATAGCCAACTCCGCTAATTTCATCAAGAGAAACTGCTTTTAACCTCGATCCAATCCGTGTTTGTCTCCATCTGTGTTTACTGCAAACAGGGAGAGCTGGAGAAGTTAAACCAGTCCACAGATGACATCAATCGCTGGGAGAGCGAGCTGGAGGTAATAAACAGAAGACTTCTTTCTCCGCTGTCACGGTGCACTTTTCTACCTTGCCTAAACGCATTTCGAGATCCTCCAAGCAACAAGGAGAGATGATTCTTCTCGTTTGGCTTAATGCTTTCGAAAATTGCCTAGCGACGTGAACCGTTTCTCAAAATAGTTCCTCTGTGAACGCCTtgcaaagatggaaaaaaagacgaaTAAGGACTAAGAGATGCTAGCAATGCTAATTTTGCAGTTTGGCAGTTGCCGTGGTTTCATAATACTTCAAGCAACAGATCTTTAAACACACATGGTGGCGTGCTACAGATATAACAATACACACTGGcacatattctttatcctctgtgaagaGCGACTACGATTGGATGGTATTATCTTAAGCAAATCTCCATGTCTTGTCTGTCCTCACATTGACTTTGTTCTATTTGGGACACTTGTGAGAGTCCCAAGTGTCTCCCATAAACAACCCTTATCCTTcctgtaaaaacaaaccaacTATCCAAAATGGATGccaagcatttttagtttccaCGGCCATTCTTGTAGTTAGCCGTGTGGCAGGATGAAATTAGTCGCTGGCAAAACAGTCCGGAGATTGCGgttttcccattcttgctcCACTCCCTTCCAACAATGCAGTCAATTCAGTCTAACCACCAAGAACAGAAGAAGAGTAGTTTGAGTTTACTACATTGATATGTGTTAACACAACTAAAGTTGTTCTTTCTaaaaaagagaagcataaaAGCAACGGCGCTCCATGCTGGGTCAGGAAGTGGGGGAACGCTGCGATGTCACAGGGAAGCACACTTCCTGTGTTTCCGCCCTCGAGGTCACTTTTATGAACAGGATACAGgtgtcgccgccgccgtcctGCAGCGTACGCGCTTTAAATGGGTTCGCCACGACTTCAATGATGAGAACTGCTTCGTCAGCAGAATTGCAGATTAGTTTGGAAACAGACATTCCTTTTTGCTTTCAATTCAATGCAGTTGTCACACTTTTGTTCTCATATTGATGAATACATTGGAGTAGACCTCCTTCCATGCTGCGGCCCAAagtaacaataacaacaaggGAAATTGTGTACAGCACTGATGACaagaattttatttgtaatccAGAGTACTGATTCAGTTGCGGCCAAGCTCCCTCCCGCTGcttcaaatcacattgaacAAGAGTAGCTTGGCCGCTTTAATCAAAAAAACCACAACCACGCTGGCCTCATGACAGCGCTTAGAGGAATTTAGCTCTCATTTTGTCTCATCTTTGCACAATTTGGCCCACACTAAAGCGGGTGTGTGCATTTGCAGGAATTCCGCCAACGCTTCCGCGCCGTGTTGGTGGAAGCCACCGTCAAGCTGGACGAGCAGGTGAAGAAGATCGGACGGGCCGTGGAGGACTCCAAACCTTATTGGGAGGCTCGCAAAATAGCCAgacaggtacacacacacacactggatgAGTTGGAAAGCGGATTAACTGCGAGACGCTTGAAAGAACTCGTCTCATATCTACTTAAAAGGCGAGCGTACACACGTGACGTCTATTTTTAAAGCACCTCTGTATATTAAACCGAGTTTGACACTTGCGTGTCATTGCCGTGCAGTCAAAACATAAATAGATGGTGTGATTTGACGCCACCGTTTGCCGCGTGGGATGGGACCAAAGTGCACGTGAGGGGGATCAGAATGCGCGTGCGCGTATTTAAAGGGGGCTTAACCACCACGCAAAGCCCATGAAGGCCTCAGGGTTCATCCGGCATATTGTCCGCTTATGATTTATAGACGGCGACGTTTAATGTTTCAAACGTGACCCACTTCGGAGAGATCCAAATGCCTGCCTGACCGTGTCACACGTGCACGCTCGCGCATTTCATTTGCCCTCCCCCCTCTGGAAgcaccatgtttttttccacttacATTCCAACAAATTTGAGAAGGGGGAGTTGCGATGTGGAAATTTGCACGAGCTGTCCTGTCTTTTGTCTTGTGCAAcagtgtctgtctgtctgcatgtGCGTGTATTCTGCGGATAAACGACTCAAGTGCTGACGAACCGGTAAAGACAAAAATGGTCAAATAAGGTTTTTGTGTCTCCaagatttattattattagtgttaCAATAATATTTGCTTTTGGCAGGCAGAGCTGACTCAAACTATTTATGTGACATAACCCAGAATGGGAAAGGAAGtgtgctgttttttctttttttaacttccaCCCTGACAAAACGAGTGAGTGATTATTTCGTTTTGTAGTCCTCATGCCATGAATGATCTTAGCATTGCATAGCCTGGGAAATGGGTCATACGAGTCACGCAATCAGTTTGTAACATCGAGCAGAGCAGATCGCACCCAAAGTGCTATCTTCACTCGCCTTGGATATCATGACAGTGTCAAGGCAGGTGGTGTCACCTTTGCGCCTGCTGACGTCATTGCTGGGGGGCTATCTTCAGTCGGGGGTGACACCAGGCGATCGGGGGGTGCGTGGGAAACAAACGTTACACAGCTTTAAACTCCCACTGACTATTGCAagatcaaaaaaaaattatgctaacatattttaatgaaaaatatttgaaatgactTTAATTGGcggtataaaataaatgttccatttttaaataaaaagaaaatggagttTTATATTTGAAGAGGTCAACAAGAGGAGCAAACTTGTTTCAATAACCATTCAATTGTTACCAAAATAAGTCATAAATACATCAAAACCTATTCGTACCATTTTTGCCCCAAAGCAAATTTCTTTTCGCCTTCCTTAATCTTACTTAGCCATCTTAAATTTATGATGCAATCATGATATTTCCGTTGTGGCAATAGCGCCTTATCCTGTCAGCAGCACAATATGTAACATGAAAACATGAATGCACCATTCTAACGGCATTGTTTTTGCAACATCAGCCAAAAACAATCATGCAttcaaaaactattttttttttatcatctgaTAAAAGCACACTCTGTATGGTGCCGATTCCATCACACAATCCTATTGAGGGCAAAAGTTTAAGCGTGGAATTTTGTATCCAGTTTTTGTATTGGCCGTGATTAAATATGAATGTCGGTGGTGGGCCGCGCGGCGCGATGGGAATAACAGTCCCATTGACAGCGAGCATGAGTTGGAGGAGCCcaccaaatattttaatttgtgcCCTTTTTTGACATCCGTCAGGCCCAGGTCGAAGCCCAGAAGGCCACCCAGGAGTTCCATCGGGCGGTGGAGATCCTGCGGGCCGCCAAGGAGACAATCTCCCTGGCCGAGGAGAGACTGCTGGAGGAGGACAGCCGCCAGTTTGACTCGGCCTGGCAGGAAATGCTTAATCATGCCACGCAGAGGGTGGGTGCGCATGCGATAACTTGACATTGCCACACATCCAAAACCTCACATATGTTTGGACACGTGCTTGATAAATAGCTTTAACAAGAAGACTCTACATTTTTCTATAGCTGCAAATGTCACGatgagtaccgtaattttcggactataagtcgcggtttttttcatagtttgggtgggggggcgacttatactcaggagcgacgtatatacatatatatgttttttttcactttttttgggcattttatggctggtgcgacttatactccggtgcgacttatagtccgaaaattacggtagtttgtTTATCGAATCTACTTCCATGCTTTTGCGCAGGTAATGGAGGCCGAGCAAACCCGAATGCGCAGCGAGGCCGAGCACAAGACGACGGCGGCCAACTACACGTCCTGCATCAGCCACATGAAGCAACTGGAAAAGAAACTTAAACGCTCCATCAACAAATCAAAGTGGgtctgcttttttgttttgccttctTGTGTGCGCTTCCAGAGGCAAAGCAAAACGGGGCTGTGTTGATCAAGTCCAGATGTTTCTCTTCTGACTTGTTGGGGTGTAACTGCCTTTTGTAAGAGCCCAGGAATGCCAGTGGTCAGAGTGGAGTGGGTTTTTCAGTTTCCTCCCCCACTCACTCTTTGGCTTCTTTGTGTCTCCCCCTGCAGGCCGTATTTTGAATTGAAAGCAAAGTATTATCTCCAGCTTGAGGTAGGTGCGTGCACCACGACACGCAAAATGAACTCAAGCACATTCGGTGTTCACCGCTCCATTATGCAAATCGTGTTTGCGTTTTAACTAATGATTATCCTGATCGGAGCTGGGCAAAGTATGTTGCTGAATCCCATTCAGTGAGCATCACGTACTCATGTCATCTTTGTTCTGttagttgagttttttttcacctGAAGTCAGAATGTATCACTGTGAAATGTAGTTTAAATATTTACCTTTCTTCAAACCGGCCCAGTGATTGATTAACTTTGCTTATGACATCGTTTGTCACATCCTGTTAAAGTTTACTGTTAAactgacacacaaaacaaaaaagatattGAAACCTTCTCACTCAATGCTAGCATATGATATGAAACAGGCTGGTAAAAACTAGcatgaattcattcattttagcaACTGAAGCGTCACGTGGACGAGAGGCAGGCTAAGCTGGTGGTGGCTAAAGCCGAGTACCGCGGCGCCCTTCGCCGCCTGGAAAGCATCTCCGAGGAAATCCACGCCCAGCGCCGCTCCTTCGAGACCCGAGGGCGGGGGGTTGGGGCCGAGCTCGACGGCGAGGACCTCGAGGGCTTCTCCGTGGATTGCGACGGCATATCGAGTGAGTGTCGCGATGGAAAAAGCTTGAGGGGTAATTCAAACTGATTTTTTGGTCCTCACACGAGTGTTTCACGTGTGTGCAGTGGTGTCGGTGTCCATGGACGACGACTCAGAGGAAGACGCTCAGTCCGCCTCATCCAGTCCGTCCACCTCCGCCACCCTGGACATGCCCTCACCGCCATCCGAGACCTCCATTCTCCACACACCTTCCTCCCCATCCTCTTCCTGCTCCGGTGCTTTGGATGTTGCCAGCCCGTGCAGCTCTCACTGCACAGACTCACCGTGCGGTTCTGCCCATGGCTCGCCTCTTCTGGGCCCTCGGAGCCAGTGCAGCGGAGCCTCCTCCCCGGACTGTGACCAGGAGAGAGGTGGGTGCAAACAatttcaataataaaaaaagaaatttcaaaGTGGACCTTTTAATGTCACTAAGGTTAGTCTCTCCTTTCGGCCTGCAGGAGACCGAGCAGAGGGCGCCGAAGCCACATTGGAAGGCAACCTGAGCAGGCTTAACGTGACCGTTGCACACACCCAACAAGACAATGATGAGGATAAAAAGGAGACAGAACACTTGAGCAATGAACTCCCCCTACCGTCAAACTCTCCCCTACTCAACAGCGTCTAACCGGGATGATCTCCATCAATCTCCATGAAAAGTGCCATAAATGACAGTGTAGCCATTTGAATCCATCCAGTGACTAAATAATCAAGTATCAGTGCTCATCTAAGGACCGTAATCTTCCTTGCTTCACGAGAACTCATCTACTCATACTGCAATTTGATCATGTTAAGGACTGCAATAGGTCATGTAAATAGTCCCAAAATGAGGAATTCACAAAGTAAACCaaaaaagtgttgttttttaattgtgctTATATTTTATAATGCTGAATAGCTCCCTCTAGTGCACATTGACCTATATTTATAGTCTTCTTGTATTTGAACATTATTGGGTGTTTGTTGTTCATGTTTAATGCAAAATAACAAGCAATAAATGTGTGCTTTaggtgatattttttttcactccatAGATGAACACATTTTAGAATGAGCTATGCATTATGGAAATTCTctcatttgtttgtcttccATTTAAATCCTTTCAGTATTCAGCataaacaatataaataaCGGATTAAATAGTTTAAATTCATTgcattttaatcaaaacattaaaaaaatgcacataaatataatgtaaaaaCATGACTGTGTGTTATTTGTTACATTAGCGTTTAGGAAAGATGTATTCTGAAAAATAGGACGAAATATGACTGTTTAGCAAGTTTCcgttcaaataaatacaatataagcgttttttctccatttttacGTCTGTCAGCTGCGGGAAAATGATCACATGACTAAGAATCACATGATTCTCTGACAAAGCCCGCCCTCTCTCTATCTGATTGGGCAACACACTTACGGACTCTTCTGTGATTGGACAGCGAAAAGGACTGACCCCCATGGTTCCGATTTTGTTTACGTGTGAATGAGTCACAGTTTGTAGAGAGATGCGTCTTGTTTTGATGTAGATCCtcacgtttgttttttaatcttttataGTTTTAATCTAATATAGTGATCGGAACATGACGCGGTTGTGGTTCGTCGTTGCCGTTCTGCTGTGGACTGTCTTGGGTAAGGCTACCGTGCTTGCAATTAGCTCAGGGTTGTAAACGAATATGACGTTATATTGTTTTAATCAAAATTGTTGTCATTATTTCATGGCAGTCAACGTtctggtttgttttttgcagtaTTCTGCATTAACACTAACAGCAAAGTTTACGTcgtttatgtaaaaaaaaaaaagaagacaaacaaaatccAATACCAAAATCCATTTATAAATCTGTTAATTTAAAGTCTGCTTCCCGTTTAAGCAAAAAGTAATGAGGTTATCCATATCGTGTGGTACCCTAATTTGCATATAgaatatggcctttaattcgACATATGTATGACGTCAATCATTGGCCAACctgaaatgacacaaaacacaatgtGATTAGTGAAGTGGCTGACTGGGCTAATTGTTTCCACGAGACAGTCATTCCTGCTATTTTGCTCtacaatgaatgaaaacaagatTAAGTTCATCTTATCTGTGTATCATGTAAACACATCTCCTTACCTTTACTTTCAATAAGTCTtgtctggaaaataaatcagctTATCTTTGTTTGCAGGTTCTGAAGCAAAAGCGTTGCCTTCCCTTCCCGATTTTGGGCGTGCTTATCATGTGAAAGGTGAGCAAAAACAATTCactgtttgcttttgtcatCAGCGCTTTATCTCATGATAATGTTTCCTTACAGGAGTGATTTTGTTGCCCTATGCTGAAATTCGGGAGCCCTTTGAGGCCTGGTTTGACCTGAAGGCAAAGTCCAGCCGTATAGACTACTACCATGGTgagtgttttttcttcttcattcttGGCGGGTTGTGAAACCGAGAAACCACACTGGATTGCATGCAAACGACTGGAGTGGAACAGAAACTCTTTTTACTCATCATGTGACCTTGTTCTATTTACATTTCTGCAATAgacagttttgtgtttttttctgattgtttttacaaaacattGGCATTTAAACATTCAGAAAAAGCTTCACATGAAAAGGAAAATTACGATGTTTCTTGACATTAGCAGTGTATTTCCATGTCAACATTGAATCCAAAACAAGATTGTTATCATCTCATTTATTCTAACAGGACAAGTGTCAACATACCAGCTGGGGGCCGAGCAGCCATGGGGGGTTTCCTACAAGATCACCCCCGAGACCACCGAGGAAGAGCTGAACGTAATGAAATGCTTCCAGGTCAACGGGACCAAGGAGGAACCCGTCAAGACCCAAGCGGCCCTGCCTGACGTGGACGGCTTTCAGGTCTTTGTCACGGTTTCCGTTCCTTTGTTGATGACATCCACGATTtcatccttgtttttatttcgacTTCATCTCTGAGTATTTGTGTTTCCTCCCCAGTTCCTAAGGATGGAGTACTATAGCGGCTCCCTATGTGAAGTGTGGCAGAACGTGACCACCGTTGGCAACAAGAAGAACACCTACACGCTGTGGGTGACCCGATCGGAGAAGCGGGCCGACGGCCGGACGGATCCGGCCACGCCTCTGCACTACGAGATGATGGGCTACAACACGCTGCTGGGCTCCCATTTTGACAAGTACCTGGTGGATTATAAGGAGTTCTCGTCCAACGTGGACCCCATGGTGTTCTCCCTCCCAGAAGgtttgccaaaaaaaaaaaaaaggaaataaaaatgagggCAGTATtataagaagaaaataaaacattgttggACAGGTATGACTTGTGGAGGATTCCCCGGTCCAGGAGTGGAGCATCACATGCTGGCCAATCCCATGAAAGATCTCATCCACACGTCGTCTTTGGGCCACTCGCGGCGCATCTTCGACCATTTTAAGGAGAAATTTGAGCGTCGGTACAGCGACCAGAGGGAGCACGAGGAGAGAGAGCAGGCTTTTCTCCACAATCTCAGGTGGGCGGGCCTTgctaattttttattttccttttttctatccattttttaaagattGAATTTGCATTGCGTCTCCTTGCAGATACGTCCACTCCAAGAACAGAGCGGGACTGTCCTTCACATTGGCGCTCAACTCCCTGTCTGACCGCACCATGTCGGAGATGGCCGCCATGAGGGGACGCAAACGTGGAAAGACCACCAACCGAGGACGCCCATTCCCCACCCACAAATATGAAGGAGTCAAAGTCCCCGAGTCACTGGACTGGCGCCTTTACGGtgagtcgcccccccccccccgtcgtTCCTGAACtctttcatgtatttatttgttttcatttttttatgacaggCGCTGTGACGCCAGTGAAGGACCAAGCCATCTGCGGCTCCTGCTGGAGCTTTGCCACCACGGGGGCTTTAGAAGGAGCTCTCT containing:
- the mturn gene encoding maturin, whose translation is MEFKHLVEAAEKWCSGNPFDLIFAEEDDERRLDFYAEPGVSFYVLCPGGTDTFHVWSESEDCLPFLQLAQDYISSCGKKTLLEVLQKVFTSFRPLLGLHDIEDETFEHYHADVEGEPGPDHQQMGVSQQ
- the sh3bp5a gene encoding SH3 domain-binding protein 5 is translated as MEPLQNGTDYEEDCRGAEEEEVDPRIQGELEKLNQSTDDINRWESELEEFRQRFRAVLVEATVKLDEQVKKIGRAVEDSKPYWEARKIARQAQVEAQKATQEFHRAVEILRAAKETISLAEERLLEEDSRQFDSAWQEMLNHATQRVMEAEQTRMRSEAEHKTTAANYTSCISHMKQLEKKLKRSINKSKPYFELKAKYYLQLEQLKRHVDERQAKLVVAKAEYRGALRRLESISEEIHAQRRSFETRGRGVGAELDGEDLEGFSVDCDGISMVSVSMDDDSEEDAQSASSSPSTSATLDMPSPPSETSILHTPSSPSSSCSGALDVASPCSSHCTDSPCGSAHGSPLLGPRSQCSGASSPDCDQERGDRAEGAEATLEGNLSRLNVTVAHTQQDNDEDKKETEHLSNELPLPSNSPLLNSV
- the LOC119130593 gene encoding digestive cysteine proteinase 1-like codes for the protein MTRLWFVVAVLLWTVLGSEAKALPSLPDFGRAYHVKGVILLPYAEIREPFEAWFDLKAKSSRIDYYHGQVSTYQLGAEQPWGVSYKITPETTEEELNVMKCFQVNGTKEEPVKTQAALPDVDGFQFLRMEYYSGSLCEVWQNVTTVGNKKNTYTLWVTRSEKRADGRTDPATPLHYEMMGYNTLLGSHFDKYLVDYKEFSSNVDPMVFSLPEGMTCGGFPGPGVEHHMLANPMKDLIHTSSLGHSRRIFDHFKEKFERRYSDQREHEEREQAFLHNLRYVHSKNRAGLSFTLALNSLSDRTMSEMAAMRGRKRGKTTNRGRPFPTHKYEGVKVPESLDWRLYGAVTPVKDQAICGSCWSFATTGALEGALFLKTGSLQVLSQQMLVDCTWGFGNNGCDGGEEWRAYEWIMKHGGIATTETYGAYMGMNGFCHTNASQLTAHVQSYTNVTSGDADALRLALFKNGPVAISIDAGHRSFVFYSHGVYYEPACGNTTDSLDHAVLAVGYGILNGEPYWLVKNSWSTYWGNDGYILMSTKDNNCGVTTDATYVTLA